The genomic DNA AACTAATTGACAAAAGAAAATGGTGTTGGTATATTTACTTACAGAAATTACTTTAGATAAAAGGGAGAAATAAAAATGACTAAATTACTTTATGTAACTGTAAACCCGAAATCAACAGAACATTCATTCAGCCTTCAAGCTGGTGAAGCTTTCCTCGAAAGCTACAAAGCAGCTAACCCGAACGCTGAAGTTCAAGTCCTTGATCTATATAAAGAAGATGTCCAAGAAATCGATACAGACGTACTCAGCGCATGGGGCAAATTCGCAACAGGCGAAGAGCTTTCAGAAGTTGAAATCGCTAAAGTCGGTACAATGACGAAACACCTGGAGCAGTATATGGAAGCGGACGAATATGTATTCGTGACGCCAATGTGGAACTTCTCATTCCCAGCACGTCTTAAAATGTACATCGACAGCGTTCTTCTTGCAGGCAAAACATTTGCTTACACGGCAGAAGGTCCTAAAGGATTGATGGAAGGCAAAAAAGCGCTCCACATTCAAGCAACAGGCGGCGTATACACTGGTTCTGGCCTCAACTTCGGAGATGACTACCTCCGTCAAGCACTCGCTTTCACTGGCGTAACGGACTACAACTCATTGTTCATCGAAGGTATGGCAATGAATCCAGAAAAAGCAGAAGAAATCAAACAAGCAGCAATCGCAGAAGCAAAAGAACTTGGTCGTTCATTCTCAACAGTCAACGCATAAGAAACGAAAACACCCGCTGTCCGGTCAACCGGACAGCGGGTGTTTTGCGTTTACAAATGAGTTTTTTTCCGTAAGACGAGCGACGCAAAAAGGAACAAGTCCTTTAATTTCTCCAATCCGCGCGGATGACTGGAAATCCGGTACAGCCATTCGAGCTTCAGCTTCCGGAACAGCTTCGGAGCACGTTTACTGTGACCCGACCAGACATCAAATGCACCTCCGACACCGATGAAAAGACCGTGATCCACCTGGTCGTAAACGGATGCGATCCATTCTTCCTGTTTCGGCGCGCCGAGGGCCACCAAAATCAAATCAGCTTCGACCGATTGAATCGCTTTTGCGGCTTCTGCTTCTTTGCCGAATCCGTGAAAGGTTCCGACGAACTGGATATCAGGAAAACGAATCGACAATTGCTGGATCAGCGACTTCATGACTTCCGGGCGTCCGCCAAGCAGGAAGACCCGTTTTTTCAAAGCATCGGCTGTTCGAAGCAACTCCCGTGCCGTCTCGATTCCGGGCAACGTCGCAGTGAGCGGTTGTCCCATTCGTTTGCTGGCTGCCGTCACACCGATTCCGTCAGGTGTGATGAACGTTGCTTGTTGTAAGATATGCTTATAAGCGGGTTCGCGCAAAGAACGTAAGACCAGTTCGGGATTAGCTGTAACAAGAAAGGCTTTTTCGTTATTGTGTAAAATCGTTTTAATATGGGTATACCAACTCGACGGTGTTGCGTCGACAAAAGGCAAACCAAATAACTGTGTTGTTTGAATCATCTTTATTCCACCTCATTATTCATCATAGCAGAATCGGGCCGGACGAACAGGGGCTTGAGACTGAAAAAAAGGAGCGATCGGGATGCATGCAGCCTGGCAGGAGATTTTAAAAGAAGAGAAAGAAAAAGACTACTTTATCCGATTATGGGATTTTATCAAGACCGCTTACCGGGAAACGACGGTGTATCCGCCGAAGGATCAGATTTTTCATGCGTTTGACGCGGTGGCGCCGCAGGATGTCCGT from Exiguobacterium sibiricum 7-3 includes the following:
- a CDS encoding WecB/TagA/CpsF family glycosyltransferase — translated: MIQTTQLFGLPFVDATPSSWYTHIKTILHNNEKAFLVTANPELVLRSLREPAYKHILQQATFITPDGIGVTAASKRMGQPLTATLPGIETARELLRTADALKKRVFLLGGRPEVMKSLIQQLSIRFPDIQFVGTFHGFGKEAEAAKAIQSVEADLILVALGAPKQEEWIASVYDQVDHGLFIGVGGAFDVWSGHSKRAPKLFRKLKLEWLYRISSHPRGLEKLKDLFLFASLVLRKKTHL
- a CDS encoding NAD(P)H-dependent oxidoreductase, translated to MTKLLYVTVNPKSTEHSFSLQAGEAFLESYKAANPNAEVQVLDLYKEDVQEIDTDVLSAWGKFATGEELSEVEIAKVGTMTKHLEQYMEADEYVFVTPMWNFSFPARLKMYIDSVLLAGKTFAYTAEGPKGLMEGKKALHIQATGGVYTGSGLNFGDDYLRQALAFTGVTDYNSLFIEGMAMNPEKAEEIKQAAIAEAKELGRSFSTVNA